In the genome of Flaviflexus ciconiae, one region contains:
- a CDS encoding tryptophan-rich sensory protein — protein MVSENNGARRALVTGASGFIGSRLVPALLSDGWKVRVLARTPDKLDVAWRDDVDVFQGDATDDEDLSQALDGIDVAYYLLHSMDGKGDFIERDKKLAQGFAKAAERHSVGRIVYMGGLHNDEAELAPHMASRAEVGRILEESGVPTTILQAGIVLGEDSASFQMLRHLSERLPIAIAPKWVTNQVQPIDIDDVIHFLVRAADLPSEESGALDVGMEQTLSYREMIRRYAEVTGLSKRFMATVPVLTPALASRWVGLVTPVGAGVARPLVGSLIDDAVKGQGSARDASEVLGDPERGLMNFEKSIETRTKDVDTKRFWRVGRRVIAAVGAAAVTGSIMTKPDGTWYQSLKKPSWQPPAAVFPIVWTGLYATIAAASTMTIAERIENGDEKEARDYATALGANLVLNAGWSGAFFRGHSLLLSVATAGLLTASSADLARRGGRTRPQIGALLSPYALWCGFATALSAAIARQNA, from the coding sequence ATGGTGAGCGAGAATAATGGGGCGCGGCGTGCCCTGGTCACTGGAGCCAGTGGTTTCATTGGATCGCGGCTCGTACCGGCCCTGTTGTCGGACGGGTGGAAGGTGCGCGTCCTGGCGCGGACGCCCGACAAACTCGATGTTGCCTGGAGGGATGATGTCGACGTCTTCCAGGGCGATGCGACTGATGATGAGGACCTGAGTCAAGCTCTCGACGGCATCGATGTCGCCTACTATCTCCTGCATTCAATGGACGGCAAGGGCGACTTCATTGAGCGCGACAAGAAGCTTGCCCAGGGCTTTGCCAAGGCCGCCGAGCGGCATTCCGTCGGCAGAATCGTTTATATGGGCGGCCTGCACAACGACGAGGCGGAGCTAGCTCCGCACATGGCATCTCGCGCCGAGGTTGGGCGGATACTCGAGGAAAGCGGCGTGCCGACCACAATCCTCCAGGCCGGAATCGTGCTCGGCGAGGACTCGGCCTCGTTCCAGATGCTGCGCCACCTCTCAGAACGGCTACCGATCGCGATCGCCCCCAAGTGGGTGACAAACCAAGTCCAGCCCATCGATATCGACGACGTCATCCACTTCCTGGTGCGCGCCGCGGACCTTCCGAGCGAGGAATCGGGCGCACTCGATGTCGGCATGGAGCAGACCTTGAGCTACCGGGAGATGATACGCCGCTACGCGGAGGTGACTGGGCTGTCGAAGCGGTTCATGGCGACAGTTCCGGTGCTCACCCCAGCACTGGCGAGCAGGTGGGTTGGGCTCGTCACCCCCGTCGGCGCCGGCGTAGCCCGACCCCTGGTCGGTAGCCTCATCGACGATGCGGTAAAGGGACAGGGTAGCGCGCGCGACGCATCCGAGGTCCTGGGGGACCCTGAACGCGGGCTCATGAACTTTGAGAAGTCTATCGAGACCCGGACGAAGGATGTGGACACGAAACGCTTCTGGCGGGTCGGACGCAGAGTCATCGCCGCCGTCGGAGCCGCGGCAGTCACCGGGAGCATCATGACCAAACCCGACGGAACCTGGTATCAGTCGCTGAAGAAGCCGTCCTGGCAGCCCCCCGCTGCAGTGTTTCCCATCGTCTGGACAGGACTCTACGCAACGATTGCGGCAGCATCGACGATGACGATCGCGGAGCGGATCGAGAATGGCGACGAGAAAGAGGCGCGCGACTACGCGACCGCGTTGGGCGCGAACCTCGTGCTCAACGCTGGCTGGTCGGGTGCGTTCTTCCGTGGGCATTCGCTCCTGCTCAGCGTCGCAACTGCCGGACTCCTCACGGCCAGCAGCGCCGACCTTGCACGGAGAGGCGGGCGGACTCGCCCGCAGATCGGCGCGCTCCTCAGCCCCTATGCCCTATGGTGTGGCTTCGCGACAGCACTGAGCGCTGCGATAGCGCGCCAGAACGCGTGA